In a genomic window of Brassica rapa cultivar Chiifu-401-42 chromosome A10, CAAS_Brap_v3.01, whole genome shotgun sequence:
- the LOC103845264 gene encoding uncharacterized protein LOC103845264, with protein sequence MCPLRLILIFLSATLAGFFVLKKLNTSYDDPLADPLAEADPVDADSDSDSKFSKVGMAMKSGFWTCVDMASGRYLWNHLCSNSDKSS encoded by the exons atgtGTCCGTTAAGGCTGATCCTCATATTCTTGTCGGCTACTCTAGCTGGCTTCTTTGTCCTCAAGAAGCTCAACACTTCCTACGACGATCCTCTCGCCGACCCTCTCGCCGAAGCTGATCCCGTCGACGCTGACTCTGACTCTGACTCCAAATTCTCTAag GTGGGAATGGCAATGAAGTCTGGATTTTGGACATGCGTTGACATGGCAAGTGGCCGCTATCTCTGGAACCATCTCTGTTCCAATTCCGACAAGTCGTCTTGA
- the LOC103845261 gene encoding transcription repressor OFP3-like translates to MKEMNQKMGTHKFRFSDIMPPSWLYKLKGMSRSSRKHLPSSPKHLSTDASSSRNTLRLSSSPYHPQGSSSPPKSPFKRKLKRKTVYKPSSRLKLSSSSFNPHAPLTTSRNHRSKPTSPNEIILEPSLTSSRNHRSKSFSANAIIVEPSLTSSRDHRSKPSSANAVSDSTVGSSSDPLSSSPSEQDYLESHSVDVKNNHSVKKHVSEDPLVSDNSSPVLAETMKKPHFEIKTQQKLKKPKAGSTGIRIRAHSPRIARKKTKGRTSPQPMKKETAESFAIVLTSVDPERDFRESMVEMIVENKMKEQKDLEDLLACYLSLNSSEYHDTIIKAFEKTWFHLTHSM, encoded by the coding sequence ATGAAAGAGATGAATCAGAAAATGGGGACTCACAAGTTCAGATTTTCAGACATCATGCCTCCCTCATGGCTCTATAAGCTCAAAGGCATGAGCAGAAGTAGCAGAAAACACCTTCCTTCTTCTCCCAAACACCTCTCCACTGATGCTTCTTCCTCAAGAAACACTCTTCGTCTTTCTTCATCTCCTTATCACCCTCAAGGCTCTTCTTCACCCCCTAAATCTCCTTTCAAGAGAAAACTCAAACGTAAAACCGTTTACAAGCCTTCCTCTAGGCTCAagctctcttcctcctccttcaACCCTCATGCCCCTCTCACAACTTCTCGTAATCATCGCTCTAAACCAACCTCTCCAAATGAAATCATTCTTGAGCCTTCTCTCACTTCTTCTCGGAATCATCGCTCTAAGTCATTCTCTGCAAATGCAATCATTGTAGAGCCTTCTCTCACTTCTTCTCGGGATCATCGCTCTAAACCATCCTCTGCAAATGCAGTCTCTGATTCCACCGTTGGAAGCTCATCAGATCCTCTGTCATCATCTCCTTCTGAGCAAGACTATCTTGAATCTCATTCAGTTGACGTCAAGAACAACCATTCTGTGAAGAAGCATGTTTCTGAAGATCCTTTAGTCTCAGACAACTCAAGTCCTGTCCTGGCTGAGACTATGAAGAAACCACATTTCGAAATAAAGACGCAACAGAAACTCAAGAAACCGAAAGCTGGTTCAACAGGTATAAGGATTCGGGCGCATTCACCAAGAATCGCCAGAAAGAAGACAAAGGGGAGAACGTCCCCACAACCAATGAAGAAGGAAACAGCAGAGAGTTTCGCTATAGTTTTGACTTCAGTGGATCCAGAGAGAGACTTCAGAGAATCTATGGTCGAGATGATCGTCGAGAACAAGATGAAGGAGCAGAAAGACCTGGAAGATCTTCTTGCATGTTATCTTTCTCTGAACTCAAGCGAGTATCACGACACAATCATCAAAGCCTTCGAGAAAACATGGTTTCATTTGACTCACTCTATGTAA
- the LOC103845260 gene encoding uncharacterized protein LOC103845260 isoform X1, with the protein MEVMDKWVAEFLIRSQHNPTVSPTNLLSALRFGDSDECVTLKVSSVLRDLHDSLLRGSVDEGTLDLLEILEKLQRSVITESHKSAYCWTAAECTLRFMWPLDPLDGLFTDALERIWTKRIGSLKESGSGLVSDELVKWETDLKKAVEDPEMYQRIRESNIRYTAISFLNQLLKEQWGLLGSSSLEAVAQRRFRNRKGENNVEGDGVRSREGLNGVGERVGRMESDNIDNSNENGDNRDVEGVGCLEDDGIDKVNEQLAAEEEGTMGAQEQEHESSLDKGDKMAARELKDYLLEIQRQIDPPSTRQVQEPNNAFDHSVNVTPQPSRVKRSGTSGQDHIETPQQDNASEKGSSSQGTWSGRVRPRLSSPVPLNVSPLKKINSPVRRPKKFWTPEEVEALRAGVKEYGKAWKDIKNANPAVLAQRTEVDLKDKWRNLVR; encoded by the exons ATGGAGGTTATGGACAAATGGGTTGCTGAATTTCTCATCCGTAGTCAACACAATCCTACGGTTTCCCCTACTAACCTGCTCTCGGCGCTGAGATTTGGAGATTCCGACGAGTGCGTAACCCTTAAGGTTTCTTCTGTTTTGCGGGACTTACATGATTCGTTGCTCCGAGGTAGTGTCGACGAGGGAACGCTTGACCTACTCGAGATTCTTGAGAAGCTTCAACGTTCGGTTATTACGGAGTCTCACAAGTCTGCTTATTGCTGGACGGCTGCTGAGTGCACGCTTAGGTTCATGTGGCCGTTGGATCCTTTGGATGGTTTGTTCACCGACGCTCTTGAGAGGATATGGACGAAGAGGATTGGGAGTTTGAAGGAGAGTGGGAGCGGTTTGGTGAGCGATGAATTGGTGAAGTGGGAGACTGATCTGAAGAAGGCTGTTGAGGATCCTGAGATGTATCAGCGGATTCGAGAGAGTAACATCAGGTACACTGCCATCTCCTTTCTCAATCAGCTTCTTAAAGAGCAGTGGGGACTACTTGGGAGTTCCTCTCTTGAAGCAGTTGCTCAAAGGAGGTTTCGTAACCGCAAGGGCGAGAACAACGTAGAGGGTGATGGTGTTCGCAGCAGAGAGGGTCTAAATGGTGTTGGTGAAAGGGTGGGGCGTATGGAGAGTGACAACATTGATAACTCTAACGAGAATGGGGACAATAGAGATGTTGAAGGAGTGGGATGTCTGGAGGATGATGGGATTGATAAGGTCAATGAACAACTTGCAGCAGAGGAGGAAGGGACAATGGGTGCACAAGAACAGGAACATGAGTCAAGTCTTGATAAGGGGGACAAAATGGCTGCCCGGGAGCTGAAGGATTATTTGTTAGAGATTCAACGACAAATCGATCCACCTTCCACTAGGCAAGTGCAAGAACCTAACAATGCATTCGACCACTCCGTAAATGTCACTCCTCAGCCTTCAAGGGTTAAAAGGTCTGGAACAAGCGGTCAAGACCATATTGAAACACCG CAACAGGATAATGCAAGTGAGAAAGGTTCGAGTAGTCAGGGAACATGGTCTGGAAGAGTTCGGCCTCGTCTATCTAGCCCCGTACCTTTGAATGTATCCCCGTTGAAGAAGATAAATTCCCCTGTCAGAAGGCCAAAGAAATTCTGGACGCCTGAGGAAGTGGAAGCTCTGAGGGCAGGAGTAAAAGA GTATGGTAAAGCATGGAAAGACATAAAGAATGCAAACCCTGCAGTACTCGCACAGAGGACTGAG GTGGATTTGAAGGACAAATGGAGGAACTTAGTTCGGTAG
- the LOC103845263 gene encoding uncharacterized protein LOC103845263, with protein MAFDQKLKKRLKLSSLNSNSSYKGSNRSSTRRSDDDDTTPRNSSKAKVSYVKKKRVYATKAELTEHSHVNEVPRTMWAASKTKQRSSSSLKTTNDAAKTTRGMLKTKSPRGDDGKHDTPRKQSYRKRDDLDKNGDVSRRRSSDVPSYKAKKQAFAEKKVLDDGLDGQEDQPRKRKRIRLDPYDTSNKRIDDDVILDVSHKEKKKNDKEKKSVEMSQNAQFRAIQPSQSILSYVEENLLGRRRLTELKKAGYNTELPAPLDNIPQSTSTERERIEESLFRNKLEFFAAANVSSSFPPPDVPEIAFAGRSNVGKSSLLNALTRQWGVVRTSDKPGLTQTINFFDLGPKVRLVDLPGYGFAYAKDEVKEAWEDLVKEYVSTRSSLKRVCLLVDTKWGMKPRDQELINLMERSNTKYQIVLTKTDVVFPMDVARRAMQIEEKLKANRSIVQPLMMVSSRSGAGIGSLRTALAKIAKFAKF; from the exons ATGGCTTTTGATCAAAAGCTCAAGAAAAGGCTGAAGCTTTCATCTCTCAATTCTAATTCTTCTTACAAAGGAAGTAATAGATCCAGTACTCGCAgaagtgatgatgatgacacAACCCCTCGGAATAGTAGTAAAGCTAAGGTCTCGtatgtgaagaagaagagggtCTACGCCACTAAGGCTGAGCTCACTGAGCATAGCCATGTGAACGAAGTTCCACGCACCATGTGGGCTGCTTCAAAGACAAAGCAAAGGTCTAGTTCTAGTTTAAAGACCACTAATGATGCTGCAAAAACGACAAGAGGGATGTTGAAAACAAAGTCACCGAGGGGAGATGATGGAAAGCATGATACTCCTCGAAAGCAAAGTTATCGGAAGAGAGATGATTTGGATAAAAATGGGGATGTGAGCCGGAGGAGAAGCTCTGATGTGCCTTCTTATAAGGCTAAGAAGCAGGCGTTTGCAGAGAAGAAAGTGTTGGACGATGGTTTAGATGGTCAGGAGGATCAGCCAAGGAAGAGAAAGAGGATACGGCTTGATCCCTATGATACCTCGAATAAGAGAATAGATGATGATGTCATTCTTGATG TAAGCcataaagaaaagaagaagaacgaTAAAGAGAAGAAGAGTGTAGAAATGTCGCAAAATGCACAGTTTCGTGCAATTCAGCCTAGTCAGTCGATCCTTTCCTATGTGGAAGAAAAT CTGCTGGGGCGTAGACGCTTGACTGAACTAAAGAAGGCTGGCTACAACACAGAGCTTCCTGCTCCGTTAGATAATATCCCTCAGTCTACCAGCACAGAGAGAGAGCGTATAGAAGAAAGT CTATTTAGGAATAAGTTGGAATTCTTTGCTGCAGCAAATGTTTCATCGTCATTTCCACCTCCTGATGTACCTGAGATTGCATTTGCAG GAAGGTCAAATGTTGGCAAATCGTCGCTGCTAAATGCTCTTACCAGACAGTGGGGTGTTGTAAGGACATCTGACAAACCAGGACTGACTCAG ACCATCAATTTTTTCGACCTCGGTCCGAAGGTTCGCCTTGTTGACTTACCAGGCTACGGCTTTGCCTATGCAAAAGATGAAGTTAAGGAAGCTTGGGAAGATCTT GTAAAGGAATATGTCTCAACAAGAAGTAGTCTTAAAAGGGTATGCCTTCTTGTTGACACCAAATGGGGCATGAAGCCAAGAGACCAGGAGCTTATTAATCTGATGGAGAG ATCGAATACAAAGTATCAGATAGTCTTAACCAAGACAGATGTTGTTTTTCCAATGGATGTGGCACGTCGAGCAATGCAAATCGAAGAG AAGTTGAAGGCAAACAGATCAATTGTCCAGCCTCTG atgATGGTGAGCTCAAGATCAGGAGCTGGCATAGGAAGCTTAAGAACTGCCCTTGCTAAAATTGCCAAGTTTGCAAAGTTCTAA
- the LOC103845260 gene encoding uncharacterized protein LOC103845260 isoform X2 codes for MEVMDKWVAEFLIRSQHNPTVSPTNLLSALRFGDSDECVTLKVSSVLRDLHDSLLRGSVDEGTLDLLEILEKLQRSVITESHKSAYCWTAAECTLRFMWPLDPLDGLFTDALERIWTKRIGSLKESGSGLVSDELVKWETDLKKAVEDPEMYQRIRESNIRYTAISFLNQLLKEQWGLLGSSSLEAVAQRRFRNRKGENNVEGDGVRSREGLNGVGERVGRMESDNIDNSNENGDNRDVEGVGCLEDDGIDKVNEQLAAEEEGTMGAQEQEHESSLDKGDKMAARELKDYLLEIQRQIDPPSTRQVQEPNNAFDHSVNVTPQPSRVKRSGTSGQDHIETPDNASEKGSSSQGTWSGRVRPRLSSPVPLNVSPLKKINSPVRRPKKFWTPEEVEALRAGVKEYGKAWKDIKNANPAVLAQRTEVDLKDKWRNLVR; via the exons ATGGAGGTTATGGACAAATGGGTTGCTGAATTTCTCATCCGTAGTCAACACAATCCTACGGTTTCCCCTACTAACCTGCTCTCGGCGCTGAGATTTGGAGATTCCGACGAGTGCGTAACCCTTAAGGTTTCTTCTGTTTTGCGGGACTTACATGATTCGTTGCTCCGAGGTAGTGTCGACGAGGGAACGCTTGACCTACTCGAGATTCTTGAGAAGCTTCAACGTTCGGTTATTACGGAGTCTCACAAGTCTGCTTATTGCTGGACGGCTGCTGAGTGCACGCTTAGGTTCATGTGGCCGTTGGATCCTTTGGATGGTTTGTTCACCGACGCTCTTGAGAGGATATGGACGAAGAGGATTGGGAGTTTGAAGGAGAGTGGGAGCGGTTTGGTGAGCGATGAATTGGTGAAGTGGGAGACTGATCTGAAGAAGGCTGTTGAGGATCCTGAGATGTATCAGCGGATTCGAGAGAGTAACATCAGGTACACTGCCATCTCCTTTCTCAATCAGCTTCTTAAAGAGCAGTGGGGACTACTTGGGAGTTCCTCTCTTGAAGCAGTTGCTCAAAGGAGGTTTCGTAACCGCAAGGGCGAGAACAACGTAGAGGGTGATGGTGTTCGCAGCAGAGAGGGTCTAAATGGTGTTGGTGAAAGGGTGGGGCGTATGGAGAGTGACAACATTGATAACTCTAACGAGAATGGGGACAATAGAGATGTTGAAGGAGTGGGATGTCTGGAGGATGATGGGATTGATAAGGTCAATGAACAACTTGCAGCAGAGGAGGAAGGGACAATGGGTGCACAAGAACAGGAACATGAGTCAAGTCTTGATAAGGGGGACAAAATGGCTGCCCGGGAGCTGAAGGATTATTTGTTAGAGATTCAACGACAAATCGATCCACCTTCCACTAGGCAAGTGCAAGAACCTAACAATGCATTCGACCACTCCGTAAATGTCACTCCTCAGCCTTCAAGGGTTAAAAGGTCTGGAACAAGCGGTCAAGACCATATTGAAACACCG GATAATGCAAGTGAGAAAGGTTCGAGTAGTCAGGGAACATGGTCTGGAAGAGTTCGGCCTCGTCTATCTAGCCCCGTACCTTTGAATGTATCCCCGTTGAAGAAGATAAATTCCCCTGTCAGAAGGCCAAAGAAATTCTGGACGCCTGAGGAAGTGGAAGCTCTGAGGGCAGGAGTAAAAGA GTATGGTAAAGCATGGAAAGACATAAAGAATGCAAACCCTGCAGTACTCGCACAGAGGACTGAG GTGGATTTGAAGGACAAATGGAGGAACTTAGTTCGGTAG
- the LOC103845262 gene encoding probable serine/threonine-protein kinase WNK4, which translates to MNMNQVSEYVETDPTGRYGRFAEVLGRGAMKTVYKAIDEMLGIEVAWSQVKLKEVLRSSVDLQRLYSEVHLLSTLNHKSIIRFYTSWIDVHSHTLNFITELFTSGTLRQYKNKYLRIDIRAIKSWARQILEGLVYLHGHDPPVIHRDLKCDNIFVNGHLGQVKIGDLGLARMLRDCHAATSVIGTPEFMAPELYEENYNELIDVYSFGMCFLEMITSEFPYSECNNPAQIYKKVVAGKLPGAFYRVEDIEAQRFIGKCLVPASMRVSARELLQDPFLASDESWMVYASGARNLKPFLNENEMDRLKLEDDETEELDSEDNKIYLKLPIANENGLAKNVSFCFDIMNDTSIDVATEMVKELEITEWDPVEIAKMIDGEISSLVPGWRSEEDDESLHDFHTPYHYSSSPSSSRASLSNYMAPGRQDWLQDDFHDETYSQSSSNSGSYSNLNYISVDEHISSQPPAMNRTHNVTRFCPEESYHLHSGQANMYAASSSSSNLRLASDNRVLTRNRSLVDVQGQLLHRSLVEEARKRRLIKTVGDVENVGFQSPYAVSRKPRSSRR; encoded by the exons ATGAACATGAATCAAGTTTCAGAGTATGTGGAAACCGATCCGACTGGTCGCTATGGACGT TTTGCTGAAGTTCTTGGAAGGGGAGCGATGAAGACAGTGTACAAAGCAATAGACGAGATGCTGGGGATAGAAGTAGCGTGGAGCCAGGTGAAGCTAAAAGAGGTTCTACGCTCTTCTGTTGATCTACAAAGACTATACTCAGAGGTTCATCTTCTCAGCACTCTAAACCACAAATCTATCATTCGTTTCTACACTTCCTGGATCGATGTTCATTCCCATACTCTCAACTTCATCACCGAGTTGTTCACTTCTGGGACCCTCCGACA ATATAAAAACAAGTACTTGCGGATAGATATTCGAGCAATCAAGTCATGGGCTCGGCAGATCTTGGAAGGGCTTGTTTATCTCCACGGCCATGACCCTCCTGTGATCCATAGAGACCTTAAGTGTGATAACATCTTTGTTAATGGCCATCTTGGTCAAGTCAAAATAGGCGATCTTGGTCTTGCAAGAATGCTCCGGGACTGCCACGCCGCCACTAGTGTCATCG GCACTCCCGAGTTCATGGCTCCAGAACTATACGAGGAGAACTATAATGAACTCATTGACGTTTATTCCTTTGGTATGTGCTTTTTGGAGATGATCACCTCTGAGTTCCCATATAGTGAATGCAACAATCCAGCGCAGATTTACAAGAAAGTTGTCGCG GGAAAGCTACCAGGAGCGTTTTACAGAGTTGAAGACATCGAGGCACAGAGATTCATCGGGAAATGCCTTGTGCCTGCCTCAATGAGAGTATCAGCAAGAGAACTATTGCAAGATCCGTTTCTCGCGTCTGACGAGTCGTGGATGGTGTACGCGAGTGGTGCTAGGAATCTGAAGCCCTTCTTGAATGAAAATGAAATGGATAGATTGAAGCTGGAAGACGATGAAACTGAGGAGCTGGACTCTGAAGATAACAAAATCTATCTGAAACTTCCAATCGCAAATGAAAATG gtctAGCAAAGAACGTGTCCTTCTGCTTTGACATCATGAATGATACTTCCATAGATGTTGCGACGGAGATGGTGAAAGAACTAGAGATCACAGAATGGGATCCGGTAGAGATTGCTAAAATGATTGATGGAGAGATCTCTTCTTTGGTCCCTGGTTGGAGGTCCGAGGAAGATGATGAATCTCTTCATGATTTTCATACTCCTTATCACTATTCTTCCTCTCCTTCATCCTCTCGAGCTTCACTCTCTAACTATATGGCTCCAGGCCGTCAAGATTGGCTACAAG ATGATTTTCACGATGAGACGTATTCTCAGAGTTCTTCAAATTCAGGGTCTTACTCCAACCTCAACTACATATCTGTAGATGAGCACATCTCCTCCCAACCTCCTGCTATGAACAGAACTCACAACGTGACAAGGTTTTGccctgaagaaagctatcatctCCATTCAGGACAAGCCAACATGTATGCAGCTTCTTCTAGTTCAAGTAACTTGAGACTGGCATCAGACAACCGCGTGCTCACGAGGAACCGCTCGCTTGTAGACGTGCAGGGACAGCTGCTGCATCGGTCGCTGGTGGAAGAGGCTAGAAAAAGAAGGTTGATCAAAACTGTTGGAGACGTTGAGAACGTTGGGTTTCAGTCGCCTTATGCTGTTTCCAGGAAGCCACGGAGCTCAAGGCGCTAA
- the LOC103845265 gene encoding CBL-interacting serine/threonine-protein kinase 10, producing MENKPSVLTDKYEVGRLLGQGTFAKVYYGRSVHTNQSVAIKMIDKDKVMKVGLMEQIKREISVMRIAKHPNVVELYEVMATKTRIYFVMEYCKGGELFNKVAKGKLRDDVAWKYFHQLINAVDFCHSRQVYHRDIKPENLLLDDNENLKVSDFGLSALADCKRQDGLLHTTCGTPAYVAPEVINRKGYDGTKADIWSCGVVLFVLLAGYLPFHDSNLMEMYRKIGKGDFKAPSWFAPEVRRLLCKMLDPNPETRITIAKIKESSWFRKGLHMKQKKMEKRVRETNPLEASAAGPSENGGRVTEENNTDQPTSINAFDIIASSSGFDLTGLFGDVYDKRESRFTSQKPASVIISKLEEVAQRLKLSIRKREAGLFKLETSKEGRKGKLSMDAEIFQVTPTFHMVEMKKSNGDTLEYQKLVKEDLRPALADIVWVWQSDKDEQLIPDSNQETEQQQQEEEEEPL from the coding sequence ATGGAAAATAAGCCGAGTGTCTTGACCGATAAGTATGAAGTCGGGAGGTTGTTGGGTCAAGGTACGTTTGCCAAGGTGTATTATGGAAGGAGTGTTCATACTAACCAGAGCGTTGCTATCAAGATGATCGACAAGGATAAGGTTATGAAAGTTGGCCTTATGGAGCAGATCAAGCGAGAGATCTCTGTTATGAGGATCGCTAAACACCCTAACGTAGTTGAGCTATACGAGGTCATGGCAACTAAAACAAGGATCTACTTTGTTATGGAGTACTGTAAAGGAGGGGAGCTTTTCAACAAGGTTGCTAAAGGGAAGCTGAGAGACGATGTTGCTTGGAAATACTTTCATCAGCTTATCAACGCGGTTGATTTTTGCCACAGCAGGCAAGTGTATCATCGTGACATAAAGCCCGAGAATCTGTTGCTGGATGACAATGAGAATCTCAAGGTTTCTGATTTCGGGTTAAGTGCTCTCGCTGATTGCAAGCGGCAAGATGGTCTCCTCCACACAACTTGTGGTACGCCTGCGTATGTTGCTCCTGAAGTGATCAATCGAAAAGGCTATGATGGGACAAAGGCAGATATTTGGTCTTGTGGAGTAGTTTTGTTTGTTCTGTTGGCTGGGTATCTCCCTTTCCATGACTCTAACCTCATGGAGATGTACAGAAAGATAGGAAAAGGAGATTTTAAGGCCCCAAGCTGGTTCGCTCCAGAAGTACGGAGGCTGTTGTGTAAGATGCTGGACCCTAACCctgaaactagaatcaccatcgCAAAAATCAAGGAGAGTTCTTGGTTCAGAAAAGGTTTACACATGAAacagaagaagatggagaaacgAGTCAGAGAGACTAATCCCCTGGAAGCTAGTGCTGCAGGTCCAAGCGAGAACGGAGGAAGGGTCACAGAGGAAAACAATACAGACCAGCCTACAAGTATAAATGCGTTTGATATAATTGCCTCGTCTTCTGGGTTCGACCTGACGGGACTGTTTGGAGATGTGTACGACAAGCGAGAATCTAGATTCACATCCCAGAAACCTGCTTCAGTGATCATATCTAAGCTGGAGGAGGTGGCGCAACGGTTGAAACTGAGCATAAGAAAACGAGAAGCAGGTCTGTTCAAACTAGAAACTTCAAAGGAGGGAAGAAAAGGAAAACTATCGATGGATGCGGAAATATTCCAAGTGACGCCAACGTTTCATATGGTGGAAATGAAGAAATCTAATGGAGATACTCTAGAGTATCAGAAATTAGTGAAAGAGGATCTTAGGCCTGCTCTTGCAGATATTGTGTGGGTTTGGCAGAGCGACAAAGATGAGCAGTTAATTCCTGATTCAAACCAAGAGACCGAACAacaacaacaggaagaagaagaagaaccattgTAG